A region from the Geobacillus vulcani PSS1 genome encodes:
- the ychF gene encoding redox-regulated ATPase YchF, translating to MGLTAGIVGLPNVGKSTLFNAITKAGAESANYPFCTIEPNVGVVEVPDERLDVLTEMFRPKRTVPTVFEFTDIAGIVKGASKGEGLGNKFLSHIRQVDAICQVVRCFSDENITHVAGKVDPLADIETINLELVLADLETVDKRIERVGKIAKQKDKEAAYEYDILRRLKETLEAGKPARTLEFSDEEMKVVKQLHLLTIKPMLYVANVGEENVADPSSNPFVKDVREFAKRDNAEVIVVCAKIEEEIAEFNDEEKRQFLQELGIEQSGLDQLIRAAYSLLGLATFFTAGEQEVRAWTFRKGMKAPQCAGIIHSDFERGFIRAETVSYDDLVAAGSMAAAREAGKVRLEGKDYEVQDGDIMHFRFNV from the coding sequence ATGGGATTGACAGCAGGAATCGTCGGCTTGCCGAACGTTGGCAAATCGACGTTGTTTAACGCCATTACGAAAGCAGGGGCTGAATCAGCCAACTATCCGTTTTGCACGATTGAGCCGAACGTCGGTGTCGTCGAAGTGCCGGATGAGCGGCTCGATGTATTGACGGAAATGTTTCGCCCAAAGCGGACAGTGCCGACTGTTTTTGAATTTACCGATATCGCCGGCATCGTCAAAGGGGCGAGCAAAGGAGAGGGGCTTGGCAACAAGTTTTTGTCCCACATCCGTCAAGTCGATGCGATTTGCCAAGTCGTCCGCTGCTTCAGCGATGAAAACATCACCCACGTGGCGGGCAAAGTCGATCCGCTCGCCGATATCGAAACGATCAATTTGGAGCTTGTGTTGGCCGATTTAGAGACGGTTGACAAACGAATCGAGCGGGTCGGCAAAATCGCCAAGCAAAAGGATAAAGAGGCGGCGTACGAATACGATATTTTGCGGCGGTTAAAGGAGACGCTTGAAGCCGGCAAGCCGGCGCGCACACTCGAATTCTCCGACGAAGAGATGAAAGTCGTCAAGCAGCTGCATTTGTTGACGATAAAGCCGATGCTTTACGTCGCCAATGTCGGCGAAGAAAATGTCGCCGACCCTAGCAGCAATCCATTTGTCAAGGACGTGCGCGAGTTTGCGAAGCGCGACAACGCGGAAGTCATCGTCGTCTGCGCCAAAATCGAAGAGGAAATCGCTGAGTTCAATGACGAGGAAAAACGGCAATTTTTGCAGGAGCTCGGCATTGAGCAGTCCGGCCTTGACCAGCTCATCCGCGCTGCTTACAGCCTGCTCGGACTGGCGACATTTTTCACTGCCGGCGAGCAGGAGGTGCGGGCGTGGACGTTCCGCAAAGGCATGAAAGCGCCGCAATGTGCCGGCATCATTCATTCCGACTTTGAGCGTGGGTTTATTCGCGCAGAAACGGTGTCATACGATGACCTCGTCGCCGCCGGCTCGATGGCGGCGGCGCGCGAAGCTGGAAAAGTGCGCCTGGAAGGAAAAGACTACGAAGTGCAAGACGGCGATATTATGCATTTCCGATTCAACGTCTAA
- the rpsF gene encoding 30S ribosomal protein S6 — translation MRKYEIMYIIRPNMDDEARQALVERFNNVLKENGAEITNVTDWGKRRLAYEIQKYRDGYYMIVNVMSEPKAVQEFDRLARISEDIIRHIVVKEEE, via the coding sequence GTGAGAAAGTACGAAATCATGTACATCATCCGCCCGAACATGGACGATGAAGCGAGACAAGCTCTCGTCGAACGGTTCAACAACGTGTTGAAAGAAAACGGCGCGGAGATTACGAACGTGACGGATTGGGGCAAGCGCCGCTTAGCCTACGAAATTCAAAAATACCGCGACGGCTATTACATGATTGTCAATGTCATGTCGGAGCCGAAAGCGGTGCAAGAATTCGACCGCTTAGCGCGCATCAGCGAAGACATCATCCGTCATATCGTCGTCAAAGAAGAAGAATAA
- the ssb gene encoding single-stranded DNA-binding protein encodes MINRVILVGRLTRDPELRYTPSGVAVATFTLAVNRPFTNQQGERETDFIQCVVWRRQAENVANFLKKGSLAGVDGRLQTRSYENQEGRRVYVTEVVADSVQFLEPKGAGEQRGATAGGYYGDPFPFGQDQNHRYPDEKGVGRIDDDPFANDGQPIDISDDDLPF; translated from the coding sequence ATGATCAACCGCGTCATTTTGGTCGGCAGGTTAACGAGAGATCCGGAGTTGCGCTACACTCCAAGCGGAGTGGCTGTTGCCACGTTTACGCTCGCGGTCAACCGCCCGTTTACAAACCAGCAGGGCGAGCGGGAAACGGATTTTATTCAATGCGTTGTTTGGCGCCGCCAGGCGGAGAACGTTGCCAACTTCTTAAAAAAAGGAAGTTTGGCTGGCGTGGATGGGCGGCTGCAAACCCGCAGCTATGAAAATCAAGAAGGTCGGCGCGTGTACGTGACGGAAGTGGTGGCTGATAGCGTCCAATTTCTTGAGCCGAAAGGAGCAGGCGAGCAGCGAGGGGCAACAGCAGGCGGCTACTACGGGGATCCGTTCCCATTCGGACAAGATCAGAACCACCGATATCCGGATGAAAAAGGGGTTGGCCGCATCGACGACGATCCTTTCGCCAATGACGGCCAGCCGATCGATATTTCTGATGACGATTTGCCGTTTTAA
- the rpsR gene encoding 30S ribosomal protein S18 codes for MAGRKGGRGKRRKVCYFTANNITHIDYKDVDLLKKFISERGKILPRRVTGTSAKYQRKLTVAIKRARQMALLPYVADE; via the coding sequence ATGGCAGGACGGAAAGGCGGCCGTGGCAAACGCCGCAAAGTATGTTACTTCACGGCGAACAACATTACGCATATCGACTACAAAGATGTCGATTTGCTGAAAAAATTCATTTCCGAACGCGGCAAAATTTTGCCGCGCCGTGTAACGGGAACGAGCGCGAAATATCAGCGCAAATTGACGGTCGCGATCAAACGTGCGCGTCAAATGGCGCTTCTGCCGTATGTTGCGGACGAGTGA
- a CDS encoding YybS family protein: MRKTHALTEAAIELALFAVLFLLALYAPVIGIVAALFLALPFMVFTMRHGWIPAMLLLAAALVISGLIGSLLALPMALMFGTFGIAVGATLSKQKNRYLVLLVGAFVFLANIVLDYIISIQFLHVDMIQDTLALVRESFDTAMRLMKGMGQAPPLEMQRQFEQGLKLIGYMVPTLFVIASFALAYATIIVSLPVMKRLKLPVGSWPPFRELTWPKNVLWVYVFVLLFSLFPFKEGSFAYIAVLNVSYVLQLAMIVQGFSFLYYAAYKKGIGKGVVALGTVVCLFLPFLLYLVVIFGIIDLGFDLRRRI, from the coding sequence TTGCGAAAAACGCACGCCCTCACCGAAGCGGCGATTGAGCTCGCGCTGTTTGCTGTTTTGTTTTTGCTTGCGCTGTACGCGCCGGTCATCGGGATTGTCGCTGCTTTGTTTTTAGCGCTTCCGTTTATGGTGTTTACGATGCGCCATGGATGGATTCCAGCTATGTTGCTGCTGGCAGCGGCCCTTGTCATCTCCGGTTTGATCGGCTCGCTTTTGGCGTTGCCGATGGCGTTGATGTTCGGCACGTTTGGCATAGCGGTTGGCGCGACGCTTTCGAAACAGAAAAACCGTTATCTTGTTCTTCTAGTCGGCGCGTTTGTATTTTTGGCGAATATCGTGCTTGATTACATCATCTCGATTCAATTTTTGCACGTCGATATGATCCAGGATACGCTTGCGCTCGTGCGTGAGTCGTTTGACACCGCGATGCGCCTCATGAAGGGAATGGGACAAGCGCCGCCTTTGGAGATGCAAAGGCAGTTCGAACAAGGACTGAAGCTGATCGGCTATATGGTTCCGACGCTGTTTGTCATTGCTTCGTTTGCGCTGGCGTACGCGACGATCATTGTCTCGCTGCCGGTGATGAAGAGGCTGAAGCTGCCGGTCGGTTCATGGCCGCCGTTTCGCGAGTTGACGTGGCCGAAAAACGTATTGTGGGTGTATGTCTTCGTGCTCCTTTTCTCCTTGTTCCCGTTCAAAGAAGGATCGTTTGCCTATATCGCCGTATTGAACGTATCGTATGTGTTGCAGCTGGCGATGATCGTGCAAGGATTTTCGTTTCTTTACTACGCCGCTTACAAAAAAGGGATTGGCAAAGGTGTGGTGGCGTTAGGGACGGTCGTTTGCTTATTCCTGCCTTTTCTACTTTATCTTGTGGTGATATTCGGTATAATTGATTTAGGATTTGATTTGCGCCGCCGCATATGA
- a CDS encoding DHH family phosphoesterase has translation MSHFYERKAYRYPLYALAALAVLMAIGLFYFQWLLGLVAFLGVGFVLYYVIGAQRSLHKELEHYISNLSHRVKKVGEEALMQMPIGIMLIDEEGEIEWSNRFLAACFKEQTLVGRSLAELSESLAAFVKRGKTDEEIVELNGKQLKVVIRRPERLLYFFDVTEHLELKRQYEAERLVLAIIFLDNYDEITQGMDDQAKSQLNSLVTSVLNRWANDYGIFLKRTSSDRFIAVLNEHILGRLEKSKFSILDEVREQTAKHHAQLTLSIGIGAGVSPLPELGALAQSSLDLALGRGGDQVAIKQGNGKVKFYGGKTNPMEKRTRVRARVISHALRELIAGSDKVLIMGHKYPDMDAMGAAIGVLKVVQSNQKEGFIVIDPARTDAGAQRLLEEMKKHAELWSRCLKPEQALELVTEDTLLIVVDTHRPSLVIEERLLYRTDHIVVIDHHRRGEEFIEAPILVYMEPYASSTSELVTELLEYQPKRMKLTMLEATALLAGIVVDTKSFTLRTGSRTFDAASYLRAQGADTVLVQKLLRESVANYVKRAKLIERAVIDEHGIAIAKGGENEVHDQVLIAQTADTLLTLSGVVASFVISKRSDGTVGISARSLGDVNVQVIMERLGGGGHLTNAAAQLSEVTVEEAERQLREAIYDYFEGGKPS, from the coding sequence ATGTCCCATTTTTATGAAAGGAAAGCGTATCGCTATCCGTTATATGCGTTAGCCGCCCTGGCGGTGCTTATGGCGATCGGTTTGTTTTACTTCCAATGGCTGCTCGGCCTCGTCGCCTTTCTTGGCGTCGGGTTTGTGCTTTATTATGTCATTGGGGCGCAACGCTCCTTGCATAAAGAGTTGGAGCACTATATTTCCAATTTGTCGCACCGGGTGAAAAAAGTAGGCGAGGAAGCGTTGATGCAAATGCCGATCGGCATTATGCTCATCGATGAAGAGGGAGAAATCGAGTGGTCGAACCGTTTTTTGGCCGCCTGCTTTAAGGAGCAGACGCTTGTCGGCCGCTCTCTCGCCGAGCTTTCCGAATCGTTGGCCGCTTTTGTGAAAAGGGGAAAAACGGACGAAGAGATCGTCGAATTGAACGGAAAGCAGCTGAAAGTGGTCATCCGCCGCCCTGAACGGCTTCTTTACTTTTTCGATGTTACTGAGCATCTGGAATTGAAGCGGCAGTACGAAGCGGAACGGCTGGTGCTCGCCATTATTTTTCTTGACAATTATGATGAGATTACGCAAGGGATGGACGATCAGGCAAAAAGTCAACTAAACAGCCTCGTCACTTCCGTGTTGAACCGGTGGGCGAACGACTATGGAATTTTTTTGAAACGGACATCATCCGACCGATTTATTGCCGTATTGAACGAGCATATTCTTGGGCGGCTCGAGAAAAGCAAATTTTCCATTCTTGACGAAGTGCGTGAGCAGACGGCAAAGCATCATGCCCAGCTGACGCTAAGCATCGGCATCGGCGCCGGCGTATCCCCGCTCCCCGAGCTCGGGGCGCTCGCTCAATCAAGCTTGGATTTAGCGTTGGGCCGCGGCGGCGATCAAGTCGCGATTAAGCAAGGAAATGGAAAAGTGAAGTTTTACGGCGGCAAAACGAACCCAATGGAAAAGCGGACGCGCGTCCGCGCCCGCGTCATTTCTCATGCGCTTCGCGAACTGATTGCGGGAAGCGACAAAGTGCTTATCATGGGGCATAAATATCCCGATATGGACGCCATGGGAGCGGCGATCGGCGTTTTAAAAGTCGTCCAATCGAACCAAAAGGAAGGGTTTATCGTGATCGATCCGGCAAGAACCGACGCCGGGGCGCAACGGTTGCTTGAAGAAATGAAAAAACATGCTGAATTATGGTCAAGATGTTTAAAGCCGGAGCAGGCGCTCGAGCTCGTCACCGAGGATACGCTTCTCATTGTCGTCGATACGCATCGCCCGTCGCTCGTCATTGAAGAGCGTCTATTGTATCGCACCGACCATATCGTCGTCATTGATCACCATCGCCGCGGCGAAGAGTTCATTGAAGCGCCGATTCTCGTCTATATGGAGCCGTATGCTTCCTCGACATCCGAACTTGTTACTGAGCTGTTAGAGTACCAACCAAAACGGATGAAGCTGACGATGCTTGAGGCGACCGCCTTGCTTGCTGGGATCGTCGTCGACACGAAAAGTTTTACGCTCCGCACCGGCTCGCGGACGTTCGACGCCGCGTCATACTTGCGCGCCCAAGGAGCGGATACGGTGCTTGTGCAAAAATTGTTGCGGGAAAGCGTCGCCAATTATGTCAAACGGGCGAAATTGATCGAACGGGCGGTGATCGATGAACATGGCATCGCCATCGCCAAAGGGGGCGAAAACGAGGTGCATGACCAAGTGTTGATTGCGCAAACGGCCGATACGCTTCTTACTTTAAGCGGCGTCGTTGCTTCGTTCGTCATTTCCAAGCGGTCCGACGGGACGGTCGGAATCAGCGCCCGCTCACTCGGCGATGTCAATGTGCAAGTCATTATGGAACGGCTGGGTGGAGGCGGACATTTGACAAACGCCGCCGCCCAACTGTCCGAAGTGACGGTGGAAGAGGCGGAGCGGCAGCTGCGTGAAGCGATTTACGACTATTTTGAGGGGGGTAAGCCATCATGA
- the rplI gene encoding 50S ribosomal protein L9 translates to MKVIFLKDVKGKGKKGEIKDVADGYANNFLFKQGLAIEATPANIKALEAQKQKEQRQAAEELANAKKLKEELEKLTVEIPAKAGEGGRLFGSITSKQIAEALQAQHGLKLDKRKIELADAIRSLGYTNVPVKLHPEVTATLKVHVKEQK, encoded by the coding sequence ATGAAGGTGATTTTTTTAAAAGATGTGAAAGGAAAAGGGAAAAAAGGGGAAATCAAAGACGTTGCCGACGGCTATGCGAACAACTTTTTGTTCAAGCAAGGGCTTGCCATTGAAGCGACGCCGGCGAACATTAAAGCGCTCGAGGCGCAAAAACAAAAAGAGCAGCGCCAAGCAGCGGAAGAGCTGGCTAATGCGAAAAAACTGAAAGAAGAGCTCGAGAAGCTGACGGTGGAAATTCCGGCGAAAGCGGGCGAGGGCGGCCGTTTGTTTGGCTCGATCACGAGCAAGCAAATCGCTGAGGCGCTTCAGGCCCAGCATGGCTTGAAGCTTGACAAACGGAAAATCGAGCTTGCTGATGCCATTCGCTCCCTTGGATATACGAACGTACCGGTGAAGCTCCATCCGGAAGTGACAGCAACCTTAAAAGTGCACGTCAAGGAACAAAAATAA
- the dnaB gene encoding replicative DNA helicase gives MSELFSERIPPQSIEAEQAVLGAVFLDPTALTLASERLIPEDFYRAAHQKIFHAMLRVADKGEPVDLVTVTAELAALEQLEEVGGVSYLSELADSVPTAANVEYYARIVEEKSVLRRLIRTATSIAQDGYTREDEIDVLLDEAERKIMEVSQRKHSGAFKNIKDVLVQTYDNIEMLHSRNGDITGIPTGFTELDRMTSGFQRSDLIIVAARPSVGKTAFALNIAQNVATKTNENVAIFSLEMSAQQLVMRMLCAEGNINAQNLRTGKLTPEDWGKLTMAMGSLSNAGIYIDDTPSIRVSDIRAKCRRLKQESGLGMVVIDYLQLIQGSGRNRENRQQEVSEISRSLKALARELEVPVIALSQLSRSVEQRQDKRPMMSDLRESGSIEQDADIVAFLYRDDYYNKDSENKNIIEIIIAKQRNGPVGTVQLAFIKEYNKFVNLERRFDEAQIPPGA, from the coding sequence ATGAGCGAACTTTTTTCAGAACGAATTCCTCCGCAAAGCATTGAAGCCGAGCAGGCCGTGCTTGGCGCTGTGTTTTTGGATCCCACTGCGCTGACGCTCGCCTCGGAACGATTAATTCCCGAAGACTTTTACCGCGCGGCCCATCAAAAAATTTTCCACGCCATGCTTCGCGTCGCTGATAAAGGCGAGCCGGTCGATTTAGTGACGGTGACGGCGGAACTGGCTGCTTTGGAGCAGCTTGAGGAAGTGGGCGGTGTCTCCTACTTAAGCGAGCTTGCCGATTCGGTGCCGACAGCAGCCAACGTCGAATATTACGCCCGCATTGTTGAGGAAAAATCGGTGCTTCGCCGCCTTATTCGCACGGCGACATCGATTGCTCAAGATGGCTATACAAGGGAAGATGAAATTGACGTTTTGCTCGATGAAGCCGAACGGAAAATTATGGAGGTTTCCCAACGGAAGCACTCAGGAGCCTTTAAAAATATTAAAGATGTTCTCGTACAGACGTATGACAACATTGAAATGCTCCATAGCCGGAACGGAGACATCACCGGCATCCCGACCGGATTCACTGAACTCGATCGAATGACGTCCGGATTTCAGCGCAGCGACTTGATTATCGTCGCCGCCCGGCCGTCGGTCGGGAAGACGGCCTTCGCGTTAAACATCGCTCAAAATGTGGCGACGAAGACGAACGAAAATGTCGCGATTTTCAGCTTGGAAATGAGCGCCCAGCAGCTTGTGATGCGGATGCTTTGCGCCGAAGGCAACATCAACGCCCAAAACTTGCGCACGGGCAAGCTGACGCCGGAAGATTGGGGCAAACTGACGATGGCGATGGGCAGTTTGTCAAATGCCGGCATTTATATTGACGACACACCGAGCATCCGCGTCAGCGACATTCGCGCCAAATGCCGCCGCTTGAAACAAGAAAGCGGTCTCGGCATGGTGGTGATCGATTATTTGCAGCTCATTCAAGGAAGTGGGCGCAACCGGGAAAACCGCCAGCAGGAAGTGTCGGAAATTTCCCGTTCATTAAAGGCGCTCGCCCGCGAGCTCGAAGTGCCGGTCATCGCCTTGTCGCAACTGTCGCGCAGCGTTGAGCAGCGACAGGATAAACGGCCGATGATGTCCGATCTTCGCGAATCGGGGAGCATTGAGCAGGACGCGGATATCGTCGCTTTTTTGTATCGCGACGACTACTACAATAAAGATTCCGAGAACAAAAACATCATTGAAATCATTATCGCCAAACAGCGGAACGGCCCGGTTGGGACGGTGCAGCTCGCCTTTATTAAAGAGTACAACAAATTTGTCAACTTAGAGCGCCGCTTCGATGAGGCGCAAATTCCGCCGGGGGCGTAA
- a CDS encoding adenylosuccinate synthase gives MSSVVVVGTQWGDEGKGKITDFLSENAEVIARYQGGNNAGHTIVFNGEKYKLHLIPSGIFYKDKICVIGNGMVVDPKALVAELLYLHERGISTDNLRISNRAHVILPYHLKLDELEEERKGANKIGTTKKGIGPAYMDKAARIGIRIVDLLDREVFAEKLERNLKEKNMLFEKVYGVEGFRLEDIFEEYYEYGQQIAKYVCDTSVVLNNALDEGRRVLFEGAQGVMLDIDQGTYPFVTSSNPVAGGVTIGAGVGPTKIKHVVGVAKAYTTRVGDGPFPTELHDEIGDRIREVGREYGTTTGRPRRVGWFDSVVVRHARRVSGITDLSLNSIDVLTGIETLKICVAYRYRGEVIEEFPASLKVLAECEPIYEELPGWTEDITGVKSLDELPANARHYVERISQLTGIPLSIFSVGPDRSQTNVVRSVYA, from the coding sequence ATGTCGTCAGTCGTTGTTGTCGGCACGCAATGGGGCGATGAAGGGAAAGGGAAAATTACGGATTTTTTATCGGAAAATGCGGAAGTGATTGCCCGGTATCAAGGGGGAAACAACGCCGGACACACGATCGTGTTCAACGGGGAAAAGTATAAGTTGCACTTGATCCCATCGGGCATTTTTTATAAAGATAAAATTTGCGTCATCGGCAATGGGATGGTCGTCGACCCGAAAGCGCTCGTTGCGGAGCTTTTGTATTTGCACGAGCGCGGCATTTCGACCGACAATTTGCGCATCAGCAACCGCGCCCACGTCATTTTGCCGTACCATTTGAAATTGGACGAGCTTGAGGAAGAGCGGAAAGGAGCAAACAAAATCGGCACGACGAAAAAAGGAATCGGGCCGGCGTATATGGATAAGGCGGCGCGCATCGGCATCCGCATCGTTGATTTGCTTGACCGCGAGGTGTTTGCCGAAAAGCTGGAGCGCAACTTAAAGGAGAAAAACATGCTGTTTGAAAAAGTGTACGGAGTCGAGGGCTTCCGGTTGGAAGACATTTTTGAAGAATATTACGAATACGGCCAGCAAATCGCCAAATACGTCTGTGACACATCGGTCGTATTGAACAATGCCTTGGATGAAGGGCGCCGCGTTTTGTTCGAGGGAGCGCAAGGCGTTATGCTCGATATCGATCAAGGAACGTATCCGTTTGTCACATCGTCGAACCCGGTCGCGGGAGGGGTGACGATCGGCGCCGGTGTCGGGCCGACGAAGATCAAACATGTCGTCGGAGTGGCAAAAGCCTATACGACGCGCGTCGGCGACGGGCCGTTTCCGACGGAGCTGCACGATGAAATCGGCGATCGCATTCGCGAAGTCGGCCGCGAGTACGGGACAACGACCGGCCGTCCGCGCCGCGTCGGCTGGTTTGACAGCGTCGTCGTCCGCCATGCTCGCCGGGTGAGCGGCATTACCGACTTGTCGCTTAACTCGATTGACGTGTTGACCGGCATTGAAACGTTGAAAATTTGCGTCGCCTACCGCTACCGAGGCGAAGTGATCGAGGAATTTCCGGCCAGCTTAAAAGTATTGGCTGAATGCGAGCCGATTTATGAAGAACTGCCGGGTTGGACGGAAGACATCACCGGTGTGAAAAGCTTAGACGAGCTGCCGGCGAACGCCCGCCATTACGTCGAGCGCATTTCCCAACTCACCGGCATTCCGCTTTCCATTTTTTCTGTCGGCCCAGACCGTTCGCAAACGAACGTCGTCCGCAGCGTCTACGCGTAA
- the yycF gene encoding response regulator YycF produces MEKRILVVDDEKPIADILQFNLQKEGYEVICAYDGEEALQKVEETMPDLILLDIMLPLKDGMEVCREVRKKYDMPIIMLTAKDSEIDKVLGLELGADDYVTKPFSTRELLARVKANLRRHAQTANQEEEENETNEIVIGPLVIRPDAYVVQKRGETIELTHREFELLHYLAKHIGQVMTREHLLQTVWGYDYYGDVRTVDVTVRRLREKIEDNPSHPNWIVTRRGVGYYLRNPEQES; encoded by the coding sequence ATGGAAAAACGCATTTTAGTCGTCGATGATGAAAAACCGATTGCCGATATTTTGCAATTTAACTTGCAAAAAGAAGGATATGAAGTCATTTGCGCCTACGACGGCGAAGAAGCGCTGCAAAAAGTCGAAGAAACGATGCCGGACTTGATTTTATTGGATATTATGCTGCCGTTAAAAGACGGCATGGAAGTATGCCGCGAAGTGCGGAAAAAGTATGATATGCCGATCATTATGTTGACGGCGAAAGATTCCGAGATTGATAAAGTGCTTGGGTTGGAGCTCGGTGCGGACGATTATGTGACAAAGCCGTTCAGCACGCGCGAGCTCCTAGCGCGGGTGAAGGCAAACTTGCGCCGTCATGCGCAAACGGCCAACCAAGAGGAAGAGGAAAATGAAACAAATGAAATCGTTATCGGCCCGCTCGTCATCCGTCCGGACGCGTATGTCGTGCAAAAGAGAGGGGAAACAATTGAACTGACCCACCGCGAATTTGAACTGCTTCATTATTTGGCGAAGCATATCGGCCAAGTAATGACGCGCGAGCATTTGCTGCAAACCGTTTGGGGCTACGACTATTATGGAGATGTGCGCACCGTTGACGTGACGGTAAGGCGTCTGCGTGAAAAAATAGAGGACAACCCATCCCATCCAAATTGGATCGTCACAAGGCGAGGCGTCGGCTATTATTTGCGCAATCCGGAACAGGAGTCATGA
- the walK gene encoding cell wall metabolism sensor histidine kinase WalK, with translation MKKVGPFRSIHFKFVIIYVLLILVAMQIIGVYFVRKLETELVQNFKNSLNERVTLLAYNVEQAMNRERDEKSPTLEEDIRSLLHDFVSQDISEVRVIDEKGKVLATSNPYTQNIVGKRTTEIYVKRSLVTGEMVDQMLLDSKTGHRMYISSTPIKTSGEIKGVIYVIASMENVFSQMRQINMILATGTGIALAITAVLGIFLSRTITRPISDMRRQALAMTRGDFSRKVKVYGYDEIGQLAMTFNNLTKKLQEAQATTEGERRKLESVLTHMTDGVIATDRRGRVILINDAALNILNVSRETVLSSSIVDVLGIADQYTFETLLEERDSLILDFSTDEELYILRASLSVIQKEGGFVNGLIVVLHDITEQEKIDRERRQFVANVSHELRTPLTTMKSYLEALADGAWQDKDIAPRFIQVVQNETERMIRLVNDLLHLSKLDSKDYKLKKTWINFSAYFHKVIDRFELTKSDNIRFVRKIPREAIFIEVDEDKITQVLDNIISNALKYSPQGGTITFRVRELADEIIVSVSDEGVGIPKADLAKIFERFYRVDKARSRKLGGTGLGLAIAKEVVVAHGGTIWAESKEHKGTTIYFTLPLEREQKDDWCDV, from the coding sequence ATGAAAAAAGTAGGTCCATTCCGTTCGATTCATTTTAAGTTTGTCATTATTTATGTGCTGTTGATTCTCGTCGCCATGCAAATCATCGGCGTGTATTTCGTACGCAAGCTGGAAACGGAGCTTGTGCAAAATTTTAAAAACTCATTGAACGAACGGGTGACGTTGCTCGCTTATAACGTCGAGCAGGCAATGAATCGGGAGCGCGATGAAAAAAGCCCGACATTGGAAGAAGACATCCGTTCGCTTCTTCACGATTTCGTTTCCCAAGACATTTCTGAAGTGCGCGTCATCGACGAGAAAGGGAAAGTGTTGGCAACGTCCAACCCGTATACGCAAAATATCGTGGGGAAGCGGACGACGGAAATTTACGTAAAACGTTCGCTTGTTACGGGTGAAATGGTTGACCAGATGCTGCTCGATTCGAAAACAGGCCATCGCATGTACATTTCGTCGACTCCGATCAAAACGAGCGGCGAAATCAAAGGTGTCATTTACGTCATCGCCTCGATGGAAAACGTCTTTTCGCAAATGCGGCAAATCAATATGATTTTGGCGACCGGGACGGGGATCGCTCTCGCCATTACCGCCGTACTCGGCATTTTTTTGTCGCGCACGATTACCCGGCCGATTTCCGATATGCGCCGTCAAGCACTGGCGATGACAAGGGGAGATTTCTCCCGCAAGGTCAAAGTGTATGGCTACGATGAGATCGGCCAATTGGCGATGACGTTCAACAATTTGACGAAAAAATTGCAAGAAGCGCAGGCGACAACCGAAGGGGAGCGGCGCAAGCTCGAGTCGGTGTTGACGCATATGACCGATGGCGTGATCGCGACCGACCGCCGGGGGCGCGTCATTCTCATTAACGATGCAGCGTTAAACATTTTGAATGTTTCACGTGAAACAGTGCTGTCGAGTTCGATCGTCGACGTGCTTGGCATTGCCGACCAGTATACGTTTGAAACGCTGCTTGAGGAGCGCGATTCCCTCATTTTAGATTTCAGCACGGATGAGGAACTGTATATTTTGCGCGCGTCGTTGTCGGTGATTCAAAAAGAGGGCGGATTTGTCAACGGATTGATCGTCGTTTTGCACGACATTACCGAACAGGAAAAAATCGACCGCGAGCGACGGCAGTTTGTCGCCAATGTGTCGCATGAATTGCGCACGCCGCTTACCACAATGAAAAGCTACTTAGAAGCGCTCGCTGACGGCGCTTGGCAAGATAAAGACATCGCTCCAAGGTTCATTCAAGTCGTGCAAAATGAAACCGAGCGGATGATTCGGCTCGTCAACGACTTACTCCATCTGTCCAAGCTCGACAGCAAAGACTACAAGCTGAAGAAAACGTGGATCAATTTTTCTGCCTATTTCCATAAAGTCATTGACCGGTTTGAGCTGACGAAAAGCGACAACATCCGGTTTGTCCGCAAAATTCCGCGCGAGGCGATTTTTATTGAGGTGGATGAAGACAAAATTACGCAAGTGTTGGATAACATCATTTCCAACGCGTTGAAATACTCTCCCCAAGGTGGAACGATTACGTTCCGCGTCCGTGAATTGGCGGATGAAATTATCGTCAGCGTCAGCGACGAAGGAGTCGGCATCCCGAAAGCCGACTTGGCCAAAATTTTCGAACGGTTTTACCGGGTCGACAAGGCGCGATCGCGCAAATTGGGAGGGACGGGGCTTGGGCTGGCCATTGCCAAAGAAGTCGTCGTAGCCCATGGCGGGACCATTTGGGCGGAAAGCAAGGAGCATAAAGGAACGACGATTTATTTTACGTTGCCGTTAGAACGTGAACAAAAGGATGACTGGTGCGATGTATGA